The DNA sequence CACCTCTCGCTCACCGCTTCCAAAGCTTGTTAAAAAAGAGGATTTGCTTTCTTATAACTGGATTTGTCGCGAAGAAGAGTCCAATACCCGTAAAATTATTCATGAGACATTTGAAAAAATGGATGTGGATTGTAAAAGTTTTAAAGTCAAAAGCATCGTCACAAGTTCCACGGCGGTAAAACATACACTGATGAAAGCTAATATTGAAGAGACACCAACGGTTTCGATTCTCTCAAAACATATTATTGCAGATGAACTGGAAAATGGACTATTGTATACAACAAAAATGAAGGGCTTGAAGCTCACACGAATGCTTTATCTCTGCTATATCAAAGACCGAAAGCATGACGCGTTAATCGATAATGTCATTAATTACATTATGAGCAAACAGGACATTAAAGCCTAGTTACGACTTCTTTACCAACTTTTGATTTTCAGGATTGGACATAAATGCTTCCATCGAGCGTTTAAGTCCACTCTCTTTGGGTAGCTTTTCAACGGTTTTTGGAGGCGTACTCAAGTTTATAAAAACAGGAATTTCTTCAATGATAATCTGCAAAATTGCCTCTATCGGCAAACTCACCAAAGAGCCAAAATTATCACTTCCAAAACCTGCTTCAAAGCTGATTTTACCATTGTAGATTTGCGTACTCTCAAAGGTATACCCTGCTAGAAAGAACATCGTAATGGGTTTAAACCCTTGACTGATCTGCATCGGCAAAGCAGGGTCAAATGATACATCAGCAATGTTAGTTAAAATGGAAAAATTAACCCCACGCTTTAGGAGCAACTCCAACACCTCTTTGGTGTGCTTTTTCATCAGAGTATGAAAATCCTCACTGCCAAGTAACGTTTCAAGCATTGCACATTCCTTTAAACTCCGCCAAAAGGGATTCTATTTCGCCAATACCTAATTGCCAAAAATGCTCATCCTCAATATCAAAACCAAATTTTTTAATGAGTTCTTTGGGGCTTTGGCTTCCCCCTGCACTTAAGAAGCTCGTATAATTTTGAACAAAAGTCGCTTTATCACTTTTTTTATAAAGTCCATAAAGTGCTAAAACAAGCAGCTGACCATAACTGTACGCATAGCAATAAAATGGAGAGTGAATAAAATGAGGAATATAACTCCACCACAAATGATAGTTTGAACTCAGCGTAATGCTTTTGCCAAACATCTTTTGGCTCTCTTCCATCCAGTATTTGTTAAACGTAGCAAGATCCAACTCACCTTCATGGGCATGCACTTTACGCTCAAATGTTGTAAAGTTGATCTGTCTGTAAAGTGTTGAGAAAATATCTTCTATCTTACTCGCATACAAAGCGCGTTTTTCATCCGCATTGAGATTCTCTTTGATCGCATCAAATACCAACATCTCCGCAAAAACGGAAGCGGTTTCAGACGTTGTTAAAGGGGTATCGCTTCCCAAATAGCCTACGTCGCGTGAAAGGTACTGATGAATGGCATGTCCTAACTCATGCGCTAACGTGAAAAGGTCGCGTCTTGTGTCTGTATGGTTTAAAAGCACATAAGGATGCGTTGAAGGCGTTGCTGGATGCGAAAAAGCACCCCCTCTTTTTTTATCTTTTGGAAGCACATCAATCCAGCCTTGTTCAAACGCAATGGAAGCGATCTCATAAAATTTAGGATTGAATTTTTTAAAAGCATCTAAAACAATCTGCTTTGAAGTTTTAAAATCATACTTCGCATTAGAAGTCTCAAGCGGTGCATAACGGTCATACTCAAAAAGTTCAGGAAGCCCCAAAAGTTTTGCTTTTTGCGTGTAATAATCTTGCACCAAATGAAAACTACTTTCCGCACTTTTAATAAGAGCATCAACACTTTTTTGTGTGATTTTATTATCCATGTGGCGTGGTTGTTCTGCATTTTTATAGCCTCGAAGCTCACACTCACTGGCAAGATCGGTTTTAATCATATTGAAAATATACGCCAAGAGTGGCTGATGCGGCTTAATGCCTTTGGTAAAAGCATTGGCTGCTTTTTGTCTTACGTCTCTGTTTTGGTCTTGGAGTTTGCTCAAAATCTCTTCTTCAGAGAGTTTTTCACCTTCATAAGAAAATTTGAGTCGGCTAAAATGCTCATCAAAAAGACGACTAAACGCTGAAGCTGACGTCATCTCTTTTTTAAGAAGAATGCGCTCTTCTTTTTGACTAAGCTGATACGGCTTTTCTTCCATAAGCGATTCGAGATAGTACTTGTACGTGGGAACTGAGGCAATCAACTCTTCTTGTTTTGGTTTGGAAAGTTTGTTAAACTCAAGTTCAAAAAAGAGAAGATTTTCAGCGATATTGGTGTGTGCTTGTTGGTATTTGGCATAAAAACCACCATTGTCACTATTGGTTGCAAATTTCAAAAATGCATACGTCATAATACGACCAAGCTTCTCATTGATCGCTTCATATTCTCTGATTGATTCTAAAAACTCGTTTACATGTAACTCTTTAAGTTTTCCTTTGCAAACACATTCAAAGCTTTTTGCGCGCGTTGCAGCATCTTTTAAATCTGCTTCTAATAACGCTTCATTTTCGTACAGTGCGGATAGATCCCAATTCAATATTTAGTCCTTAATACATACTTCTTTAACTATTTTAAACCCTATAAGAGCATTCATTATAGCAAATTTCTCCGATTTTTGAAGACTTTTAGTGTCTAAATGATCACACTTTAAAAACCCACTTGCAAGTAACCGAGCCCTGGTTGTGCCTTCTAAAAGCGGGTGTGAGGGTGTTTTCCACTCTCCATCAATCAAGAGCGCGATATTGGCAATGCTTGTATCTTGAAGCATCCCTTTACATGTAAAGATGACATCATCGACGTCACTTTGTAAATGCTTATTCAACGCTTCCCTGTTGCAATATTTATAGGCATATGCAACATCGGCTTCTATGAGTGTAAATGTCTGAATAACACGAGGTGTGTAGGGAAGATACTCTACCTTTAAAATCTCGGTGTCATACTCGACGCGCACTCTACATGTAAGCTCTTTGGGTGGCGTTAAAAGCTCTGCCAATGAAATTTTGTGCGTTGTACCATAAAGCTCTTTGCGTGTTTTATCAAACCGTGCTTGGTGAAATGAAAGATGTTCTATTTCGCCATCCACTGCTTTAAGTGTCTCAAAACAAGGGAACATAGACTTTGTCACACAGTTCATCGTACTCCTTTTGCGCCTCACTTAAAAGCGTTATGCCTCCTCCACTTTTAAAGAGGTACCCCTCGTCTGTTTTTTCTAAAAAACGAATCATCACCGCACTATCGAAACTTTCGCCATCGTAAATGCCAAAAACACCTGTAAAAAAACCTCTATCATACCCTTCAATGCGCTCAATGATTTTGACACTGCTACGCTTGGGAGTACCGCTGATGGAGCCTGCTGGAAGCAACGTTGCAATGATATGACCTATTTTTTCATGCCAATCTTCATCAAGTTTGCCCGCAATTTTAGAGCTTACTTGCAAAAGCTCTTTATCCCCTGCTTGAATCTTTTCCACATAACGAAACTGCTCGACACGCACCTCTTTTGAGACCATAGAGAGATCATTGCGTAAAAGATCCACCACCATCACATGCTCCGCTTTTTCTTTCTCATCGTTTAAAATGATCTCTTTGGCACTCGGAATACTCGCATCAATCGTACCTTTCATAGGATAAGTACTGATGCAATTTCCTTCAATTTTGACAAAACGTTCAGGTGAAAAACAGATAAACGCATCATGATAGCAAAGTTTAAAAGGAGCATTTGCCGCATAAAAAAGAGTTTCCAAAGGAGTCGAAAGCTCTACTTTAGTGGGTGCCGTTAGGTTGAGCAGATAGGTATTGCCCGCTTTGATCTCTTCGACCACCGCTTCAACTTTGGCTTTATAATGTTTGGGATTTGGATAGGTTTTATGCCATGAAAAATCTTTACATGTAACGTCATCTAAAGCGTTTGTTTTAGTTTCTAATTGGTATAAAACACCACTAGGTAACGCTTCAAGCGCAAAGAGTTCAAACTGTTTTGCAGCATAATCAATGACAAAGAAAAAAGGCTTCCTCTCTTTACCAAATGTATTGAGTTTTAATGCAAACTCAATGTTCAATCAGCTTCTCCAAAACCGCCATTCTCACCGCAACGCCGTTTTTGACTTGCTCTAGAATTTTTGAACGTGGGTCTTTCATCATCAAATCATCGACATCGACATTGCGGTGTACGGGACCTGGGTGAAGAATGATGATGTCTCGATCTTTCATCAGTTTTGATGTAATGCAAAAATCGGTTCCATAATCTTTCAGTGATGCGTATATCTGGTTCGCATGACGTTCCGTTTGAGCACGCAAACTCATAATGACATCCACCTCATCAATCACCTCTTCAATGCGGTGATGCACTCTAAGATCGGTTTGAGGAAGAAAATGGGGAGGTCCAACCAAGATGACTTCAACACCAACACGTCCTAAAAGTTCAATATTGCTGTTCGCTACGCGAGAATTTTTAATATCTCCCACAATCGCCACTTTCTTACCTTTAACATCACCAAAATGGCGTTTCATCGTGAAAAGATCTAAAAGCGCTTGGGTTGGATGTGCGTGGCTTCCATCGCCGCCATTGACAATCGGGCAGTTAACATAATTGGCAAGAATGTGAGGGACACCTGAGCTTTTATGGCGCACGACAATGGCGTCTGGGCCCATGGCATCAAGGTTTGCCGCAGTATCAAAGAGTGTTTCACCTTTACTCGAAGAACTACGTGAGACATCAAGGCTCACAACCATAGCGCCAAGGCGTTTGGCTGCAATTTCAAAACTACTGCGCGTTCTCGTAGAGTTTTCAAAAAAGATGGTGATGACCGTTTTGTTTTTTAGAATTTCGCGTGGTTTTTCATCCAAAAACTCCGTTGCTCGCTCAAACAACTTCTCAATTTCCTCCAACGAAAAATCCCGTGTATTAATCAAATGGTTCACGCACCGCTCCTTGATGATTTTGCAAAAATAATAACAAATTTTGACTGTAAGTTTTGTTAACACTTCATTCAAAACTCTGTGGTACAATTCGCAAAAAAGGAGATAACATGAAAAAAATCTTTTATGCCCCGCTTCTACTTTTGGGTTCTCTCCTCTATGCTGAGAGCTTTACGTTTCAAGAAGAGGTGCGTGTTACGAGCAGTAAACCAGAATATCGTATGGTTACCACACGAACACCTTTTCAAGAGTGTTGGGATGAACAACTCGAAACACACTATGCTCCACAGCCTCAAAATGATGGCAGTGGTGTTGTAGGCGGTGTCATTGGTGGTGTTGCAGGTGGCGTTTTAGGACACCAGATTGGTGGAGGAAGTGGAAAAACTGCCGCAACCGTTGGTGGAGCAATTGTGGGAACATTGGTTGGTAAAAACCTTGCGGAGCAAAATGATCGTGTTGCACCGCCTCCAACCTACAGAACCGAGAGGCGATGTACAACACGCTATGAAGAAAAAAGCGCTGAAAAATTTATGGGATACCGCAATACCGCCAACTATAAAGGTCAGAGCATTGTCAAATACTCCGATCAACCTTTAGAGTTTATCCACATGAGTGTCACGGTAAGCTACTAAACTCTCAATAATTTCGTTCATATTCTCTTGCAATGAGAGCACTCTGCCAAACAGTTTTTTAAAAAATGGCAGGGTGATCTCATCAAAAGAGCCACGATCCCCTTTGAAATTAATACACCACTCATAATCATCCACACCCAGAGTATCAAGCAGATGCAAATTGAGCAAAATGTCGTTAATGCACCCGAGTTGATCGTGCCCAACGAGCAGTGTCTTCGCATTAAAAAGGCGAATAAAATCGTACATGTAAAGATCTTCTTCAATAGGCACTAAAAGCCCG is a window from the Sulfurospirillum oryzae genome containing:
- a CDS encoding M3 family oligoendopeptidase codes for the protein MLNWDLSALYENEALLEADLKDAATRAKSFECVCKGKLKELHVNEFLESIREYEAINEKLGRIMTYAFLKFATNSDNGGFYAKYQQAHTNIAENLLFFELEFNKLSKPKQEELIASVPTYKYYLESLMEEKPYQLSQKEERILLKKEMTSASAFSRLFDEHFSRLKFSYEGEKLSEEEILSKLQDQNRDVRQKAANAFTKGIKPHQPLLAYIFNMIKTDLASECELRGYKNAEQPRHMDNKITQKSVDALIKSAESSFHLVQDYYTQKAKLLGLPELFEYDRYAPLETSNAKYDFKTSKQIVLDAFKKFNPKFYEIASIAFEQGWIDVLPKDKKRGGAFSHPATPSTHPYVLLNHTDTRRDLFTLAHELGHAIHQYLSRDVGYLGSDTPLTTSETASVFAEMLVFDAIKENLNADEKRALYASKIEDIFSTLYRQINFTTFERKVHAHEGELDLATFNKYWMEESQKMFGKSITLSSNYHLWWSYIPHFIHSPFYCYAYSYGQLLVLALYGLYKKSDKATFVQNYTSFLSAGGSQSPKELIKKFGFDIEDEHFWQLGIGEIESLLAEFKGMCNA
- a CDS encoding aminotransferase class IV, with protein sequence MNCVTKSMFPCFETLKAVDGEIEHLSFHQARFDKTRKELYGTTHKISLAELLTPPKELTCRVRVEYDTEILKVEYLPYTPRVIQTFTLIEADVAYAYKYCNREALNKHLQSDVDDVIFTCKGMLQDTSIANIALLIDGEWKTPSHPLLEGTTRARLLASGFLKCDHLDTKSLQKSEKFAIMNALIGFKIVKEVCIKD
- a CDS encoding aminodeoxychorismate synthase component I, which codes for MNIEFALKLNTFGKERKPFFFVIDYAAKQFELFALEALPSGVLYQLETKTNALDDVTCKDFSWHKTYPNPKHYKAKVEAVVEEIKAGNTYLLNLTAPTKVELSTPLETLFYAANAPFKLCYHDAFICFSPERFVKIEGNCISTYPMKGTIDASIPSAKEIILNDEKEKAEHVMVVDLLRNDLSMVSKEVRVEQFRYVEKIQAGDKELLQVSSKIAGKLDEDWHEKIGHIIATLLPAGSISGTPKRSSVKIIERIEGYDRGFFTGVFGIYDGESFDSAVMIRFLEKTDEGYLFKSGGGITLLSEAQKEYDELCDKVYVPLF
- a CDS encoding aspartate carbamoyltransferase catalytic subunit produces the protein MNHLINTRDFSLEEIEKLFERATEFLDEKPREILKNKTVITIFFENSTRTRSSFEIAAKRLGAMVVSLDVSRSSSSKGETLFDTAANLDAMGPDAIVVRHKSSGVPHILANYVNCPIVNGGDGSHAHPTQALLDLFTMKRHFGDVKGKKVAIVGDIKNSRVANSNIELLGRVGVEVILVGPPHFLPQTDLRVHHRIEEVIDEVDVIMSLRAQTERHANQIYASLKDYGTDFCITSKLMKDRDIIILHPGPVHRNVDVDDLMMKDPRSKILEQVKNGVAVRMAVLEKLIEH
- a CDS encoding glycine zipper 2TM domain-containing protein, coding for MKKIFYAPLLLLGSLLYAESFTFQEEVRVTSSKPEYRMVTTRTPFQECWDEQLETHYAPQPQNDGSGVVGGVIGGVAGGVLGHQIGGGSGKTAATVGGAIVGTLVGKNLAEQNDRVAPPPTYRTERRCTTRYEEKSAEKFMGYRNTANYKGQSIVKYSDQPLEFIHMSVTVSY